In the Triticum urartu cultivar G1812 unplaced genomic scaffold, Tu2.1 TuUngrouped_contig_949, whole genome shotgun sequence genome, one interval contains:
- the LOC125532250 gene encoding uncharacterized protein LOC125532250, whose amino-acid sequence MEGSKDMQESDTEPVVKVPREPAIIINGVPDLPPEFASGSQLAVRDAPRPRVDHRFGEWLEGRKVRKRFGDIYYVGKVVKYDSQRNWYTVVYDDGDQEDLEWHELEEILLPLDITIPLKTLVMDKFKHQNVVPGYRTKVARARTNVASNQVVVRAVNGQQSNNLPLPGLLQASASAGENALVCLKPSDQPKKRGRPRKDRSTSGELSKQGSTSGDIQPKKRGRPPKEPGEKSIDRRKLETVRAEKLKRESMLLRGPPPGSQ is encoded by the coding sequence ATGGAGGGGAGCAAGGACATGCAAGAGTCAGACACTGAACCTGTTGTTAAAGTACCCAGAGAGCCTGCCATCATTATCAATGGTGTCCCAGACTTGCCTCCTGAATTCGCATCTGGTTCACAACTTGCAGTAAGAGACGCTCCGCGACCTCGAGTCGATCATCGCTTTGGTGAATGGCTAGAAGGGCGGAAAGTGAGAAAGCGGTTTGGAGACATATACTATGTAGGGAAAGTTGTCAAGTATGACAGTCAAAGAAATTGGTACACCGTTGTCTACGACGATGGAGACCAGGAAGATCTTGAGTGGCACGAACTGGAGGAGATCCTGCTACCGTTGGACATCACCATTCCGCTCAAAACACTTGTGATGGACAAATTCAAACATCAGAATGTTGTTCCCGGCTACAGAACTAAGGTGGCTAGAGCAAGAACTAATGTTGCTAGCAATCAGGTGGTGGTTAGAGCAGTAAATGGCCAACAGTCAAACAACCTACCGCTCCCAGGGTTGCTTCAGGCGTCAGCATCAGCAGGAGAAAATGCTCTAGTATGTCTGAAACCTAGCGATCAACCTAAGAAAAGGGGCAGGCCTCGAAAGGATAGAAGTACATCAGGTGAGCTTTCAAAACAAGGAAGTACATCAGGTGATATTCAACCTAAAAAAAGAGGCAGACCTCCAAAAGAACCTGGAGAAAAGAGTATTGATAGGCGCAAGTTAGAGACTGTCAGGGCAGAAAAACTGAAGAGAGAAAGCATGCTTCTGCGAGGGCCACCACCTGGAAGCCAGTAA